From bacterium, the proteins below share one genomic window:
- a CDS encoding PsbP-related protein, with translation MKKQTIVIALAILVLIGLGWVVVGKKGGEKIASDDITTVATTTKKIYENSSFGINFNYPSNLFVEESKNNILITSIPPNDPRRQSSAMMGALSLFVAQGKEIKNIQETRKKETLSSKEVTLDGHKAVELTSVPDGYSGGTWISILVKTKNGILEIRYLKGTTYEEAYLSIIESIRIQ, from the coding sequence ATGAAAAAACAGACAATTGTTATCGCCCTCGCAATCCTTGTCCTTATCGGACTGGGGTGGGTTGTGGTGGGAAAGAAGGGGGGGGAGAAGATTGCTTCTGATGATATAACTACTGTGGCGACGACGACCAAAAAAATTTACGAGAACTCATCTTTTGGAATAAATTTTAATTACCCATCGAATCTGTTTGTTGAAGAGTCAAAAAATAACATTCTTATAACATCGATTCCCCCAAATGATCCGAGGCGACAATCCAGCGCAATGATGGGTGCTCTCTCTTTATTCGTTGCCCAAGGAAAAGAGATTAAAAATATACAAGAAACACGGAAAAAAGAAACTTTGTCGTCAAAAGAAGTTACACTTGATGGGCATAAGGCAGTTGAACTTACTTCTGTTCCAGACGGATATTCTGGGGGTACATGGATATCCATTTTAGTTAAAACAAAAAATGGGATACTCGAAATTCGTTATTTAAAAGGCACAACTTATGAGGAAGCATATCTTTCTATAATAGAAAGTATCCGCATCCAATAA